The Corynebacterium renale genome includes a region encoding these proteins:
- the eccD gene encoding type VII secretion integral membrane protein EccD: MQSVHVSHTIEAMVAVTVRFHAGDFFAEADVTVPRKATLAELLSDLIALTDAPRISRPWQPATLAGSPLSATVPLAETAVDHGDILVFQPQHARPQPIARDAAESLAYAAQVSDKNITTALLTHGVSASALLLGLCVLLTWLPTWAALGIAGLAGTIVCLWKPQMWSVAWCTIACLASGVAAWVSVDHVAGWASGLATACVLVCAAHLCRIATVSVPVVAVFLSAGVLGSVGFAFQHGGPAVLATHIMLLCGPLVATACAGLHVPRLPSAGQPLELSDPAINEAADTATRATKAREIYNGLIVGAAVVHCGALLALVLHPPKVATGWLVALCAVIMCATCIHAVRHSAVVVTVAYGIISASALLAAGWLSISLENPYVSAFCGLIAVAGVSLPLWLPRCGPIQPTQLVWWERLEGICLAAIFPLSLHVAGVFALIRHWGM, translated from the coding sequence ATGCAATCTGTGCATGTCAGCCACACTATTGAAGCGATGGTGGCGGTGACTGTCCGGTTTCACGCCGGAGATTTCTTCGCGGAGGCAGATGTCACTGTCCCGCGAAAAGCAACATTGGCAGAGCTACTCAGCGACTTAATTGCGCTTACCGACGCACCACGGATTTCACGTCCGTGGCAACCCGCAACTCTGGCGGGGTCTCCGCTCAGCGCTACTGTCCCCCTTGCTGAAACAGCAGTGGATCACGGGGACATCCTTGTTTTCCAACCCCAGCATGCACGCCCGCAACCTATAGCTCGGGACGCAGCGGAATCGCTGGCATATGCCGCGCAGGTTTCAGATAAGAACATCACCACGGCGCTACTTACGCACGGCGTTTCTGCAAGTGCGCTACTGCTTGGGCTGTGCGTGCTGTTGACGTGGCTACCGACGTGGGCGGCTTTAGGAATCGCCGGATTAGCAGGGACAATCGTGTGCTTATGGAAGCCGCAGATGTGGTCTGTGGCGTGGTGCACCATAGCGTGCCTGGCGTCAGGGGTGGCAGCCTGGGTGAGCGTAGACCACGTAGCCGGGTGGGCTTCCGGCCTTGCGACTGCCTGCGTACTCGTCTGCGCGGCGCACCTCTGCCGAATAGCGACGGTATCGGTCCCAGTTGTAGCTGTGTTTCTGTCAGCCGGCGTATTAGGAAGCGTAGGTTTTGCATTTCAGCATGGCGGACCTGCAGTATTGGCTACCCACATAATGCTGCTCTGCGGCCCGCTTGTGGCTACCGCATGCGCGGGTCTTCACGTTCCACGGCTTCCGAGTGCCGGACAACCCCTTGAATTATCGGATCCGGCAATAAACGAGGCCGCAGATACAGCAACGCGAGCCACCAAGGCGCGTGAAATCTATAACGGCCTTATCGTTGGAGCTGCGGTGGTTCATTGCGGTGCACTCTTAGCTCTGGTGCTGCACCCACCGAAGGTAGCCACTGGGTGGTTGGTGGCTTTGTGCGCAGTGATTATGTGCGCCACCTGCATCCATGCGGTGCGGCACAGTGCGGTCGTCGTTACTGTCGCGTACGGAATCATATCCGCGAGTGCTCTTCTCGCGGCCGGATGGCTTTCCATCTCTTTGGAAAACCCGTACGTGTCCGCGTTTTGCGGGCTCATTGCCGTAGCTGGTGTGAGCCTTCCGTTATGGTTACCGCGGTGCGGCCCCATCCAGCCGACCCAGTTGGTGTGGTGGGAACGTTTAGAAGGGATTTGCCTGGCAGCAATCTTCCCGCTGTCTTTGCACGTTGCAGGAGTCTTTGCACTCATTCGGCATTGGGGTATGTGA
- a CDS encoding S8 family serine peptidase: protein MKSSPLRRAHQMCAVLIASGLLTAAVPVTLPGAHAQERCATPLLVPPPPLNDAFTDVHRLAQGGGVRVAVIDTGVANHPELRGVIPGADILDPKNPRPLEDCTFHGTIVAGVIGSSTYGVAPGSEIISIRQSGQSGTIDGLTAAIHNAVDLGARVINVSVVACMPRGEGFDATALDEAINRAEVSGALIVAAAGNASSQCTADSAVIPAHHPLVVAVGSSEEPYVHEDYSIPIPSNHPVRLSAPGTVSVGLSPSGEGFASGMVTSPGSPAAPFVGTSFAAPVVSGTVALMLERRPTMSPEEIRSALRSVAHPTTGRMLIDDAVNEALHTPLSATALRVPPPVTPEPPAYIRRSLAFGVTVLVGATLGCMITALIHRIRRKPNR from the coding sequence ATGAAGTCTTCCCCATTGCGCCGTGCCCACCAGATGTGCGCCGTCCTGATTGCCAGCGGCCTGCTCACCGCAGCCGTTCCGGTTACGCTTCCGGGGGCGCACGCGCAAGAGCGGTGTGCTACCCCACTGCTGGTGCCACCACCGCCGCTGAACGATGCGTTCACTGATGTACACCGCCTAGCTCAAGGCGGAGGTGTCCGCGTAGCGGTTATCGATACCGGCGTTGCCAACCACCCTGAGCTGCGGGGTGTTATCCCGGGGGCGGATATCCTCGACCCGAAGAACCCGCGCCCGTTAGAAGATTGCACGTTCCACGGGACCATAGTGGCGGGAGTGATCGGTTCGTCTACCTACGGCGTTGCTCCGGGTTCGGAAATTATCAGTATCAGGCAGTCCGGCCAGTCTGGAACTATCGACGGCCTCACCGCCGCTATACATAACGCGGTGGATCTGGGCGCACGTGTGATTAATGTGTCGGTCGTCGCGTGCATGCCACGGGGCGAAGGGTTCGACGCGACTGCTCTGGATGAAGCCATCAATCGCGCGGAAGTATCAGGAGCGCTTATTGTGGCGGCGGCCGGCAATGCATCTTCGCAGTGCACCGCTGATTCGGCTGTTATCCCGGCGCACCACCCGCTTGTCGTTGCGGTCGGGTCTTCGGAGGAGCCGTACGTGCACGAGGACTATTCGATCCCCATTCCCTCAAATCACCCCGTCCGACTTTCTGCCCCGGGCACGGTAAGCGTCGGGCTGTCTCCTTCCGGGGAGGGTTTTGCTTCGGGCATGGTAACGTCCCCGGGTTCGCCGGCTGCACCGTTCGTGGGGACAAGTTTCGCAGCACCCGTGGTCAGTGGGACCGTGGCTTTAATGCTGGAGCGCCGGCCCACGATGTCACCTGAGGAAATTCGCTCAGCGTTGAGGAGCGTGGCCCACCCCACCACGGGGCGGATGCTTATCGACGACGCCGTCAACGAAGCCCTCCACACTCCTCTCAGCGCCACGGCCCTACGCGTCCCCCCACCGGTGACTCCAGAACCGCCGGCCTATATTCGGCGCAGCCTCGCATTCGGCGTCACCGTCTTGGTTGGCGCGACGCTGGGGTGCATGATCACCGCGCTCATTCACCGCATTCGCAGGAAACCTAACCGCTAG
- the eccB gene encoding type VII secretion protein EccB, which produces MERQLYSTTQAQVSGHKFLQRRMYHGLVFGDVRMIHDPLSRRGRAAIMGGVSALLVGLGAGLFGWLAPDPDPGDSALWRGPGDQIYVHLDGVAYPVPNLTSAHLITGDASQPARVGTSVLAHTPVGPPLGLSRVPYSFEGFTSGTPPVWSVCHDGQRVVISADNRPDPWPEGAGLLAVSGAEEYLIDATGRTLLPPAESIEGRAVRRALNITAATPRWQAPAGMLSAVRQRPDTRIPEGQVVDTGADLWLVDDRSATHLTETQARAIEWTGRPRRVGNVNEIAHLEQRADLVYLPAHDVEFVDPSPRRRVGAGEAGDAPAVCVVDRGLALSQDVPPGVRLVGESEATHFVAPGLVGAAIVDTGFGFVGVSSSGVRHEFVSAGDVALVGGEPVPGAREIITLLPEGTKLDAEQARRGVLGDAAEASG; this is translated from the coding sequence GTGGAACGTCAGCTCTATTCGACCACGCAAGCGCAAGTATCCGGGCACAAATTCCTGCAGAGGCGGATGTACCACGGCCTTGTCTTCGGGGATGTGCGTATGATCCACGACCCGCTTTCACGGCGCGGACGTGCCGCAATCATGGGCGGGGTCAGCGCACTGCTCGTCGGCCTGGGGGCAGGCCTTTTCGGGTGGCTTGCCCCAGACCCAGATCCGGGGGATTCCGCACTCTGGCGCGGGCCGGGGGACCAGATCTACGTGCACCTTGACGGCGTGGCCTACCCGGTGCCTAACCTGACATCGGCGCATTTGATTACCGGCGACGCCTCACAGCCAGCCCGCGTGGGGACGAGCGTGCTGGCGCACACGCCAGTGGGACCGCCCCTGGGACTATCGCGGGTTCCTTATTCTTTCGAAGGATTCACTTCGGGCACACCTCCCGTGTGGAGTGTGTGCCACGACGGGCAACGCGTGGTGATCAGCGCGGATAACCGCCCGGACCCGTGGCCGGAAGGTGCGGGCCTCCTAGCGGTGTCAGGGGCGGAAGAATACCTCATCGATGCCACCGGCCGGACGCTGCTTCCACCTGCTGAATCGATTGAGGGGAGGGCAGTGCGCCGGGCGCTGAACATCACCGCGGCAACTCCACGGTGGCAGGCACCCGCGGGGATGCTCAGTGCTGTGCGCCAGCGCCCCGACACCCGTATTCCCGAAGGCCAGGTAGTAGATACCGGTGCGGATTTGTGGCTTGTCGACGACCGTTCCGCCACCCACCTGACCGAGACACAAGCACGTGCCATCGAATGGACCGGCCGCCCCCGCAGAGTGGGCAACGTCAACGAGATCGCTCACTTAGAACAGCGCGCTGACCTGGTGTACCTGCCGGCGCACGACGTCGAATTCGTGGACCCGAGCCCGCGCCGGCGTGTTGGCGCGGGTGAGGCCGGAGACGCGCCGGCGGTGTGCGTGGTGGACCGCGGGCTGGCGTTGTCTCAGGACGTGCCGCCAGGGGTGCGGTTGGTCGGCGAAAGTGAGGCCACCCATTTCGTAGCCCCAGGCCTGGTGGGCGCCGCCATCGTGGATACTGGGTTTGGATTCGTGGGGGTGTCGTCGTCTGGAGTGCGCCACGAGTTCGTGTCCGCTGGCGACGTAGCCCTTGTCGGCGGCGAGCCAGTGCCCGGGGCGCGTGAGATCATCACGCTCCTGCCCGAGGGGACGAAACTCGATGCGGAACAGGCACGCCGTGGCGTCCTGGGCGACGCTGCAGAAGCTAGCGGTTAG
- a CDS encoding DUF6541 family protein, with product MDIVSATFYTLAVISVPGFVVSLLTGVGFGWSLVASIPVTFGIYGLCAWAAGEMGVEYQSALVPALIVSVVVATAWGIGVHWQRIKGNWESLRTKDYDSVQAALRRHWQPRVIVPAIGVVAGAWTLVARGFRQLEETPGGLDNIFQGWDVQWHANVVRWIVEEGVASPTKMGALQFIESQEHLYYPSAWHAAAALLPEVTSMSTIAATNAMGLVVPAIGFPLTAAVVAWKIVGNRGLTAQIAAALAGVMVFASPVLFWIGHYVGAWPYVAAMSLVGPVIGLFMRVPFAPASAFVAALSMAGVVQLHPAPITVVVLVVALWWLLYQVWRPAVPGWKGRLRDLCWLAGTGIVGVVILIPQLFSGSSATEEVASFTAFEDVSRSESWWQAIRMETRHVDEFGQIAVEWILIAAVVGAVAVLVWRGNAWALAFTGLSIALTAHSFRPFETAVGDLLTAITSLHYNTGHRLIMPVALFVFAFAAIGVSVVIRLITLGPWQKVAAFSTPASLIVATAAGWGAWAAYSQQTKDGEEWAIQSARTDGRMVSQADLKAWDWLARQPHAYEGYIAGEPADGMGWMYAYNGLPSLFRHYYWPLPKESSNTDLLFWRPNVLGHGDHGDPMAENAVDAAARNQNVHFFYTSPPNFWDFQRPSWPLLEGLWTSPGVTLVYADGDIHIWAINSAFTDKEIAAMRASAPHSLPPALSEQYASQLGEDQRYHRPTTKFEERPDNLVLLDDTTSGGVLSDEAQRRGLGIPTPH from the coding sequence ATGGATATAGTGAGCGCGACTTTCTACACTCTGGCTGTGATCAGCGTCCCGGGTTTTGTTGTGTCGTTGCTCACGGGGGTGGGTTTTGGCTGGTCACTGGTGGCTAGCATCCCCGTCACTTTCGGGATCTATGGTCTGTGCGCGTGGGCGGCAGGCGAAATGGGGGTGGAGTACCAGTCCGCGTTGGTCCCGGCGCTGATTGTGAGCGTGGTTGTCGCTACCGCCTGGGGGATTGGCGTGCACTGGCAGCGGATCAAGGGAAATTGGGAATCGCTGCGCACCAAAGACTACGACTCGGTGCAGGCTGCTTTGCGACGCCACTGGCAACCCCGGGTTATCGTTCCTGCGATAGGTGTCGTGGCCGGTGCATGGACCTTAGTTGCCCGGGGTTTCCGGCAACTTGAAGAAACCCCCGGCGGATTGGACAACATCTTTCAGGGCTGGGACGTGCAGTGGCACGCAAACGTTGTCCGGTGGATTGTGGAAGAAGGGGTCGCGTCCCCAACGAAGATGGGCGCGCTGCAGTTTATCGAGTCGCAGGAGCACCTGTATTACCCGAGCGCGTGGCATGCCGCGGCGGCCCTGCTGCCAGAGGTGACAAGCATGAGCACGATCGCTGCGACAAACGCCATGGGTTTGGTAGTGCCAGCAATCGGCTTTCCGCTTACCGCCGCGGTTGTGGCGTGGAAGATCGTGGGCAACCGGGGGCTCACGGCGCAGATCGCAGCTGCGCTCGCGGGCGTGATGGTTTTTGCTTCACCGGTGTTGTTCTGGATCGGGCACTACGTAGGGGCATGGCCGTATGTGGCGGCGATGTCCCTGGTTGGTCCCGTTATTGGCCTCTTCATGCGGGTGCCGTTCGCGCCAGCATCAGCGTTCGTTGCCGCGCTGTCGATGGCTGGCGTGGTGCAACTGCACCCCGCGCCCATCACGGTCGTTGTCCTTGTTGTGGCGCTGTGGTGGCTGTTGTATCAAGTGTGGCGTCCCGCGGTCCCCGGCTGGAAGGGACGGCTGCGTGATCTGTGCTGGCTGGCCGGAACCGGCATCGTGGGTGTGGTCATCCTTATCCCACAGTTGTTCTCGGGCTCCTCGGCGACGGAGGAAGTGGCCTCCTTTACCGCCTTCGAGGATGTGTCCCGCTCGGAGTCGTGGTGGCAGGCAATCCGAATGGAAACGCGACACGTGGACGAGTTCGGCCAGATCGCCGTGGAATGGATCCTCATCGCGGCAGTGGTTGGCGCGGTTGCCGTACTGGTGTGGCGGGGCAATGCGTGGGCGCTCGCGTTTACGGGCCTGTCCATCGCGTTAACGGCGCACTCCTTCCGGCCTTTTGAGACCGCTGTTGGTGACCTACTTACGGCCATCACGTCCTTGCATTACAACACGGGGCACCGGCTGATCATGCCGGTGGCGCTATTCGTTTTTGCGTTCGCCGCGATTGGGGTCTCGGTGGTGATTCGCCTTATTACTTTGGGCCCGTGGCAGAAGGTGGCGGCGTTTTCCACGCCCGCGTCACTTATCGTGGCGACGGCTGCCGGGTGGGGTGCGTGGGCCGCGTACTCACAGCAGACCAAGGACGGCGAAGAGTGGGCGATCCAGTCCGCGCGCACGGATGGGCGGATGGTTTCCCAGGCAGATTTGAAGGCGTGGGATTGGTTAGCCCGGCAGCCTCATGCGTACGAGGGCTACATTGCCGGCGAACCAGCCGATGGTATGGGGTGGATGTACGCCTACAACGGGTTGCCGTCGCTCTTCCGCCACTATTACTGGCCGCTGCCGAAGGAATCGTCGAACACCGACCTGTTGTTCTGGCGCCCGAACGTCCTCGGCCACGGTGATCATGGTGATCCGATGGCAGAAAATGCTGTCGACGCTGCTGCACGTAACCAGAATGTCCACTTCTTCTACACGTCGCCACCAAATTTCTGGGATTTCCAACGCCCATCCTGGCCCCTGCTTGAAGGCCTGTGGACTAGCCCTGGCGTCACCCTTGTATACGCCGACGGCGACATCCACATCTGGGCTATCAACTCCGCCTTCACCGATAAAGAAATTGCGGCGATGCGCGCATCTGCGCCACACTCCTTACCACCAGCGCTGAGCGAACAATACGCTTCCCAACTGGGCGAAGATCAGCGCTACCACCGGCCGACCACCAAGTTCGAGGAGCGGCCAGACAATTTGGTGCTTCTCGACGACACGACCTCCGGCGGCGTCCTCAGCGACGAAGCCCAACGCCGCGGCCTGGGAATCCCGACTCCCCACTGA
- the truA gene encoding tRNA pseudouridine(38-40) synthase TruA → MTEEPTGDRVRLRFDIAYDGTDFHGWARQKDPALRTVQAVIEDALTLVAREPIHLTVAGRTDAGVHALGQVAHCDFPRPALEQRSLSGDPGRLVRRLAKLLDPDVSIRSVAIAPDGFDARFSALSREYVYRVTTHPAGPLPQRVRDTAQWGRPVDLELMQATADVLVGLHDFAAFCRAKPHATTIRDLHQFRWRDVSTSAEPQVYEATVVADAFCWNMVRSLVGCCLTVGQGKKTLEFPEAMLSEKARHPEVPLAPACGLTLVRAVYPDEQRLQERAEMTRARRELPDGRR, encoded by the coding sequence ATGACTGAAGAACCCACCGGAGATCGCGTTCGCCTCCGGTTCGATATTGCTTACGACGGCACCGACTTCCACGGTTGGGCTCGTCAGAAAGATCCCGCCTTACGCACTGTCCAAGCCGTTATTGAAGATGCCCTCACCCTCGTGGCACGTGAACCTATCCACTTGACTGTCGCGGGGCGCACGGACGCCGGCGTGCACGCCCTGGGCCAGGTTGCCCATTGTGATTTCCCACGACCGGCGTTGGAGCAGCGTAGTCTTTCCGGTGACCCCGGTCGTCTGGTGCGGCGTCTAGCGAAACTGTTGGATCCCGATGTGTCGATCCGTTCGGTGGCTATTGCACCCGATGGTTTTGATGCCCGATTTTCGGCATTATCCCGCGAATACGTGTACCGCGTGACCACTCATCCCGCGGGTCCTCTGCCACAGCGAGTCCGTGATACAGCGCAGTGGGGACGCCCGGTGGACCTGGAACTGATGCAAGCTACCGCAGATGTCCTCGTCGGGCTGCATGATTTCGCCGCGTTCTGCCGTGCGAAACCGCACGCCACGACGATCCGTGATCTCCACCAATTTAGGTGGCGCGACGTGTCCACGTCTGCTGAGCCACAGGTATACGAAGCAACAGTGGTGGCAGACGCGTTCTGTTGGAACATGGTGCGCTCCCTCGTTGGCTGTTGTCTGACAGTCGGCCAGGGCAAGAAGACCCTCGAGTTCCCGGAGGCCATGCTTTCAGAGAAGGCCCGGCACCCGGAGGTTCCCTTAGCGCCTGCATGCGGGCTGACTTTGGTGCGGGCGGTGTACCCGGATGAGCAGAGGCTGCAGGAACGCGCAGAAATGACTCGGGCGCGCCGTGAGCTGCCGGATGGGCGTCGATAA
- the rplQ gene encoding 50S ribosomal protein L17, protein MPTPKKGARLGGSAQHQRKILSNLAAQLFEHGAIKTTHAKAKVLRPYAEKLITKAKKGGLHNIRLVQAELNNKDVVSYLFNELAPKFEGRDGGYTRIIKLENRAGDNAPVSQISLVLEPTASTEAERATRAAASKKAEEAKAEEAEEAQAEEAEAPAEDAAEEK, encoded by the coding sequence ATGCCAACCCCTAAGAAGGGCGCTCGCCTCGGCGGTTCCGCGCAGCACCAGCGGAAGATTCTTTCCAACCTGGCTGCACAGCTGTTCGAGCACGGCGCAATCAAGACCACCCACGCCAAGGCAAAGGTCCTGCGTCCATACGCAGAAAAGCTGATTACCAAGGCTAAGAAGGGTGGACTCCACAACATCCGCCTCGTTCAGGCTGAACTGAACAACAAGGACGTTGTATCCTACCTGTTCAACGAACTGGCACCGAAGTTCGAAGGCCGCGATGGCGGTTACACCCGCATCATCAAGCTGGAGAACCGTGCTGGCGACAACGCCCCAGTATCCCAGATCTCTCTGGTCCTGGAGCCAACCGCTTCCACCGAGGCAGAGCGCGCAACCCGCGCAGCTGCTTCCAAGAAGGCTGAAGAAGCTAAGGCAGAAGAAGCTGAAGAAGCACAGGCTGAAGAAGCTGAAGCTCCTGCAGAGGACGCTGCTGAAGAGAAGTAA
- a CDS encoding DNA-directed RNA polymerase subunit alpha, translating into MLISQRPEISEEYIDEARSRFVIEPLEPGFGYTLGNSLRRTLLSSIPGAAVTSVKIDGVLHEFTTIAGVKEDVSDIILNIKSLVLSSDSDEPVVMYLSKEGPGEVTAGDIQPPAGVEIHNPDLHIASLNEQGRLEIEMVVERGRGYVPAATNSGGEIGRIPVDQIYSPVLKVSYKVETTRVEQRTDFDKLILDVETKNSITARDAMASAGKTLVELFGLARELNTAAEGIEIGPSPEDSEAIAAYSMPIEDLNFSVRSYNCLKRQEIHTVGELAECSETDLLDIRNFGEKSINEVKIKLASLGLTLKDAPEDFDPTQLEGYDEATGDYVDNDADDAEDSE; encoded by the coding sequence ATGCTTATTTCCCAGCGCCCCGAGATCAGCGAAGAGTACATCGACGAGGCTCGCTCCCGGTTCGTTATCGAACCTCTGGAGCCAGGCTTCGGCTACACTCTTGGCAACTCGCTGCGTCGCACCCTGCTGTCTTCCATTCCTGGAGCGGCTGTGACCAGCGTAAAGATCGATGGTGTACTGCACGAGTTCACCACCATTGCTGGTGTGAAGGAAGATGTTTCCGACATCATCTTGAACATCAAGTCCTTGGTCTTGTCCTCTGACTCCGACGAGCCAGTGGTCATGTACCTGTCCAAGGAGGGCCCGGGCGAGGTTACCGCAGGTGACATTCAGCCACCAGCAGGCGTGGAGATCCATAACCCGGATCTGCACATCGCAAGCCTCAATGAGCAGGGTCGCCTCGAGATCGAGATGGTTGTGGAACGTGGCCGTGGCTACGTCCCAGCCGCAACGAACTCCGGCGGAGAAATTGGCCGCATTCCAGTCGACCAGATTTACTCCCCAGTTCTCAAGGTGAGCTACAAGGTTGAAACTACTCGTGTCGAGCAGCGTACCGACTTTGACAAGCTCATCCTCGATGTCGAGACCAAGAACTCCATTACCGCACGCGACGCCATGGCGTCCGCAGGTAAGACTCTGGTAGAGCTCTTCGGCCTGGCCCGTGAGCTCAACACCGCAGCAGAGGGAATTGAGATCGGACCGTCCCCAGAGGATTCCGAGGCAATCGCGGCATACTCCATGCCGATTGAGGACCTCAACTTCTCTGTGCGCTCGTACAACTGCCTGAAGCGTCAGGAAATCCACACCGTGGGTGAACTGGCCGAATGCAGCGAAACCGATCTGCTAGACATCCGCAACTTTGGTGAGAAGTCCATCAACGAAGTCAAGATCAAGCTGGCTAGCTTGGGCCTGACCCTGAAGGACGCTCCTGAAGACTTTGACCCCACCCAGCTGGAAGGCTACGACGAAGCCACCGGCGATTACGTGGACAATGACGCGGATGATGCGGAAGATTCCGAGTAA
- the rpsD gene encoding 30S ribosomal protein S4 has protein sequence MARYTGPITRKSRRLRVDLVGGDQSFERRPYPPGQAGRNRIRESEYLLQLQEKQKARFTYGVMEKQFRRYYQEANRLPGKTGDNLVILLESRLDNVVYRAGLARTRRQARQLVSHGHFTVNGKNIDVPSFQVSQYDIIDVKDRSRKIIWFEEAQENLGDAVIPAWLQVVPNTLRILVHQLPERAQIDIPIQEQLIVEFYSK, from the coding sequence ATGGCTCGTTATACCGGCCCAATCACCCGTAAGTCCCGCCGACTGCGCGTCGACCTCGTTGGTGGAGATCAGTCCTTCGAGCGCCGCCCGTACCCTCCGGGACAGGCTGGCCGCAACCGTATCCGTGAGTCGGAATACCTGCTCCAGCTGCAGGAGAAGCAGAAGGCTCGCTTCACCTATGGCGTCATGGAAAAGCAGTTCCGTCGCTACTACCAGGAGGCGAACCGCCTGCCAGGTAAGACCGGTGACAACCTGGTTATCCTGCTGGAGTCCCGCCTGGACAACGTCGTTTACCGCGCAGGTCTGGCACGCACCCGTCGCCAGGCTCGTCAGCTGGTCTCCCACGGCCACTTCACGGTCAACGGCAAGAACATTGACGTCCCGTCGTTCCAGGTTTCCCAGTACGACATCATCGACGTCAAGGATCGCTCCCGGAAGATAATCTGGTTCGAAGAGGCTCAGGAGAACCTGGGCGACGCAGTCATCCCAGCATGGCTGCAGGTCGTTCCTAACACCCTGCGCATCCTTGTTCACCAGCTGCCAGAGCGCGCTCAGATCGACATTCCGATCCAAGAGCAGCTCATCGTCGAGTTCTACTCGAAGTAA
- the rpsK gene encoding 30S ribosomal protein S11 — MPPKTRSGARRTGRRVAKKNVAQGHAYIKSTFNNTIVSITAPNGDVISWASSGHVGFKGSRKSTPFAAQLAAENAARKAMDHGMKKVDVFVKGPGSGRETAIRSLQAAGLEVNSISDVTPHPFNGCRPAKRRRV, encoded by the coding sequence ATGCCTCCGAAGACTCGCTCTGGCGCACGCCGCACTGGTCGCCGCGTCGCCAAGAAGAATGTGGCTCAGGGCCACGCATACATCAAGTCCACCTTCAACAACACCATCGTGTCCATCACCGCGCCTAACGGCGATGTGATTTCCTGGGCTTCCTCAGGTCACGTTGGCTTCAAGGGCTCCCGTAAGTCCACCCCGTTCGCTGCTCAGCTGGCTGCTGAAAACGCTGCTCGCAAGGCAATGGATCACGGTATGAAGAAGGTCGACGTTTTCGTTAAGGGCCCAGGTTCGGGCCGCGAAACTGCAATCCGCTCCCTCCAGGCCGCAGGCCTTGAGGTGAACTCCATCTCGGATGTCACGCCGCACCCATTCAACGGCTGCCGTCCGGCGAAGCGTCGTCGCGTCTAA
- the rpsM gene encoding 30S ribosomal protein S13, translating to MARLAGVDLPRNKRMEVALTYIYGIGPARAAKLLEETGISPDLRTDDLTDENISALRDVIEASWKVEGDLRRQVQADIRRKIEIGSYQGLRHRRGLPVRGQRTKTNARTRKGPKKTIAGKKK from the coding sequence ATGGCACGTCTAGCTGGTGTTGACCTTCCGCGCAACAAGCGCATGGAGGTCGCACTTACATACATTTACGGCATCGGCCCAGCCCGTGCTGCCAAGCTGCTCGAGGAGACCGGCATCTCTCCCGACCTGCGCACCGATGATCTGACAGACGAGAACATCTCTGCTCTGCGTGACGTCATCGAAGCTTCCTGGAAGGTTGAGGGTGACCTCCGCCGCCAGGTTCAGGCTGACATCCGTCGCAAGATTGAAATCGGAAGCTACCAGGGCCTGCGCCACCGTCGTGGCCTGCCAGTCCGTGGTCAGCGCACCAAGACCAACGCTCGTACCCGCAAGGGTCCTAAGAAGACGATCGCCGGAAAGAAGAAGTAA
- the infA gene encoding translation initiation factor IF-1, which yields MAKEGAIEVEGRVVEPLPNAMFKVELDNGHQVLAHISGKMRQHYIRILPEDRVVVELSPYDLTRGRITYRHK from the coding sequence ATGGCTAAGGAAGGCGCTATTGAGGTTGAGGGTCGCGTTGTCGAACCCCTCCCCAACGCAATGTTCAAGGTCGAACTCGATAATGGGCACCAAGTTCTTGCTCACATCAGTGGCAAGATGCGCCAGCACTACATCCGTATCCTGCCGGAAGACCGGGTTGTCGTGGAGCTTTCTCCATACGACCTGACCCGCGGCCGCATTACCTACCGCCACAAGTAA